Proteins encoded together in one Catellatospora citrea window:
- the lexA gene encoding transcriptional repressor LexA, giving the protein MHSKLSERQRRILAVIQDGVTSRGYPPTLREIGRAVGLAASSSVAYHLRELEEKGLLQRDRGRPRALSVRLPLDDDGIPQQRTAATVQVPLLGTIAAGGPILAEESLEETLTLSRDLVGHGTLFSLRVRGDSMVDAAICDGDVVVIRRQPTAYSGEIVAAMIDGEATVKVYRVSRGHVELVPCNPAYDPIPGDDAVVLGKVVAVVRRVR; this is encoded by the coding sequence GTGCATTCGAAGCTCAGCGAGCGGCAGCGGCGCATCCTCGCAGTGATCCAGGACGGCGTGACCAGCCGCGGTTACCCGCCGACGCTGCGGGAGATCGGCCGGGCGGTCGGCCTGGCCGCGTCCTCGTCGGTGGCGTACCACCTGCGCGAGCTGGAGGAGAAGGGCCTGCTGCAGCGCGATCGGGGCCGGCCGCGGGCGCTGAGCGTGCGCCTGCCGCTGGACGACGACGGCATCCCGCAGCAGCGCACCGCGGCGACGGTGCAGGTGCCGCTGCTCGGCACCATCGCCGCGGGCGGGCCGATCCTGGCCGAGGAGTCCCTGGAGGAGACGCTGACGCTGTCGCGGGACCTGGTCGGCCACGGCACGCTGTTCTCGCTGCGGGTGCGCGGTGACTCGATGGTCGACGCGGCGATCTGCGACGGCGACGTGGTGGTGATCCGCCGGCAGCCGACCGCGTACAGCGGAGAGATCGTCGCGGCGATGATCGACGGCGAGGCGACGGTGAAGGTGTACCGGGTCAGCCGCGGGCACGTCGAGCTGGTGCCGTGCAACCCGGCGTACGACCCCATCCCCGGCGACGACGCCGTCGTGCTGGGCAAGGTGGTGGCGGTCGTACGCCGGGTGCGCTGA
- a CDS encoding LacI family DNA-binding transcriptional regulator: MTSEHSEPPSRAGRRPTMVDVARLAGVSLKTVSRVVNGEPHVQRAMADRVLAAVAELGFQRNHMASALRAGRASATIGLIIEELANPFYSTIAHVTAEMARDRDTLLLSASSEEDPVREEQLLRDLCSRRVDGLLVVPAGCDHSFLNSQVEMGIPVVFLDRPGTNIEADAVLLDNRGGARSGVRRLVADGHRRIGVLLDSVDVHTMRERLAGAQDALADAGIGYDGALVRSGVRDPATAAAAVADMLTQPNPPTAFLALNNRITVGAVQELWRRSSDAALVGFDDFELSHLMPRPLTVIGYDTRELARRAAQLLFARIDGDRSRPRTVVLPTELIERGLTAAAATA, from the coding sequence GTGACGAGCGAGCACAGCGAACCCCCGAGCCGGGCCGGCCGCCGCCCCACCATGGTCGACGTCGCCCGGCTCGCCGGGGTCAGCCTGAAGACCGTGTCGCGGGTCGTCAACGGCGAGCCGCACGTGCAGCGGGCCATGGCCGACCGGGTGCTGGCCGCCGTCGCCGAACTCGGCTTCCAGCGCAACCACATGGCCAGCGCGCTGCGCGCGGGCCGGGCCAGCGCCACCATCGGCCTGATCATCGAAGAACTGGCCAACCCGTTCTACTCCACCATCGCCCACGTCACCGCCGAGATGGCCCGCGACCGCGACACCCTGCTGCTGTCGGCCTCCTCCGAGGAGGACCCGGTCCGCGAGGAACAGCTGCTGCGCGACCTGTGCTCGCGCCGCGTCGACGGGCTGCTGGTCGTGCCCGCCGGCTGCGACCACTCGTTCCTGAACTCGCAGGTGGAGATGGGCATCCCGGTGGTGTTCCTGGACCGTCCGGGCACGAACATCGAGGCCGACGCGGTGCTGCTCGACAACCGCGGCGGCGCGCGCAGCGGGGTGCGCCGGCTCGTCGCCGACGGCCACCGCCGCATCGGCGTGCTGCTCGACTCCGTCGACGTGCACACCATGCGCGAACGCCTCGCCGGTGCGCAGGACGCCCTCGCCGACGCCGGGATCGGCTACGACGGCGCGCTGGTGCGCAGCGGCGTACGCGACCCGGCCACCGCCGCGGCGGCCGTCGCCGACATGCTCACCCAGCCGAACCCGCCGACCGCCTTCCTCGCCCTGAACAACCGCATCACCGTCGGCGCGGTCCAGGAACTGTGGCGCAGGAGCAGTGACGCCGCCCTGGTCGGCTTCGACGACTTCGAGCTGTCGCACCTCATGCCGCGCCCCCTGACGGTCATCGGATACGACACCCGGGAACTGGCTCGCCGGGCGGCCCAGCTGCTGTTCGCCCGCATCGACGGGGACCGGTCGCGGCCGCGTACCGTCGTGCTGCCCACGGAGCTGATCGAGCGCGGCCTGACCGCGGCCGCCGCGACGGCCTGA
- a CDS encoding SHOCT domain-containing protein — protein sequence MTDIAAPHPAPPAPKLRPAVVTAATWLLVAVAAAYVIDAIMLIAGAGGYPDRVREALEASDVDPRAWQIIGGFTGALPVVVAGFGVVSAVVVLIMAAFVARGSAVGRILTWIAVGFALLCNVCGLGSAGTPAFSSIAYVNASSRDRSGVHMFAQRLPDGYPDWYRYGSLALFAFGALALIAVAVLLAVPAANAYFRRTPRLVTGPYGTPPGYPAPGSYPAAQYPGALSPAAAPLTAGQLAEALAILERRRQRGELTDEQYAAERARLDG from the coding sequence ATGACCGACATCGCCGCGCCCCACCCTGCGCCGCCCGCACCCAAGCTCCGCCCGGCGGTGGTGACCGCGGCGACCTGGCTGCTGGTCGCCGTGGCCGCCGCCTACGTGATCGACGCGATCATGCTCATCGCGGGAGCCGGGGGTTACCCCGACCGCGTACGCGAGGCGTTGGAGGCTTCCGACGTCGACCCGCGGGCCTGGCAGATCATCGGCGGGTTCACCGGCGCGCTGCCGGTCGTCGTCGCCGGGTTCGGTGTCGTCTCGGCCGTCGTGGTGCTGATCATGGCAGCCTTCGTCGCCCGCGGCAGTGCCGTCGGCCGGATCCTGACCTGGATCGCCGTCGGCTTCGCGCTGCTGTGCAACGTGTGCGGGCTCGGCTCGGCGGGCACGCCCGCGTTCAGCAGCATCGCGTACGTCAACGCGTCCAGCCGCGACCGGTCCGGCGTGCACATGTTCGCCCAGCGCCTGCCCGACGGATACCCGGACTGGTACCGGTACGGCAGCCTGGCGCTGTTCGCCTTCGGCGCGCTGGCCCTGATCGCCGTCGCCGTGCTGCTGGCGGTGCCCGCCGCCAACGCCTACTTCCGCCGCACGCCCCGCCTCGTGACCGGCCCGTACGGCACTCCGCCCGGCTACCCCGCACCCGGCTCGTACCCGGCCGCGCAGTATCCGGGCGCGCTGTCGCCGGCCGCCGCGCCGCTCACCGCCGGGCAGCTCGCGGAGGCACTGGCCATCCTGGAGCGCCGCCGCCAGCGGGGCGAGCTGACCGACGAGCAGTACGCCGCCGAGCGCGCCCGCCTGGACGGTTAG
- a CDS encoding nucleoside/nucleotide kinase family protein has translation MLTTLLDEVERLRAARPGRVLIGIAGAPGAGKSTLALALAAKLDHAVTVPMDGFHLANVELRRLGRADRKGAPDTFDAAGYAALLRRLREATGETVYAPTFDHVLNEPVAGSIPVPPDTEVIVTEGNYLLLDTPPWDRVRQLLDLAVYLSADDGPRVDGLLARQHAKGLDPDAARDWVYRSDEANARVVEATATHADLRLHRA, from the coding sequence ATGCTGACGACGCTGCTCGACGAGGTGGAACGGCTGCGCGCGGCCCGGCCGGGCCGGGTGCTGATCGGCATCGCCGGCGCGCCCGGCGCGGGCAAGTCGACCCTCGCCCTGGCCCTGGCTGCGAAGCTCGACCACGCCGTGACGGTGCCGATGGACGGGTTCCACCTGGCCAACGTGGAGCTGCGGCGGCTGGGCCGGGCCGATCGCAAGGGCGCCCCGGACACCTTCGACGCCGCCGGCTACGCCGCCCTGCTGCGCCGGCTGCGCGAGGCGACCGGCGAGACGGTGTACGCGCCGACGTTCGACCACGTCCTCAACGAGCCCGTCGCCGGGTCGATCCCGGTCCCGCCGGACACCGAGGTGATCGTCACCGAGGGCAACTACCTGCTGCTGGACACCCCGCCATGGGACCGCGTCCGGCAGCTGCTCGACCTCGCGGTCTACCTGTCGGCCGACGACGGCCCCCGGGTCGACGGGCTGCTCGCCCGCCAGCACGCCAAGGGCCTGGACCCCGACGCGGCCCGCGACTGGGTCTACCGCAGCGACGAGGCCAACGCGCGCGTCGTCGAAGCCACCGCCACCCACGCGGATCTGCGCCTGCACCGCGCCTGA
- a CDS encoding sigma factor, with product MRAWEDEYAEFATALAPALRRQARERCGDWAVAEDLVRRTLLRLYRRWPALGFEPPEAYAQRFLLRALRRHRPGEPHDGPEPPLGLATAELVTAGRRLRRRDLAVSTLLTVALAAGVGFAVLVLRPDPGGTPPPEEVDCMAGVPGPTPLPSLTRSPVPPAPPQAGGRTGVDRFAVLSGALPLPQAEPVTADKALIERYTCLMAELVLTRVNPLGLHRNDLGLADGGDTRELAPLPDPALATGALTVSLQLVNGNGYGTLTISVAPTTYVPDLSHCERLTWCGFSAELDSGAVLEQYGVREQPEDRRAGFALGPDAQLWTVAVFTGHSLVMVTITNTPDPFAAQPASQRNPALGMSVTQFTADPRLAIFDPPAPSPG from the coding sequence ATGCGGGCCTGGGAGGACGAGTACGCCGAGTTCGCCACCGCGCTGGCCCCCGCGCTGCGGCGGCAGGCGCGGGAGCGGTGCGGCGACTGGGCGGTGGCCGAGGACCTGGTCCGGCGCACCCTGCTGCGGCTCTACCGGCGCTGGCCGGCGCTGGGCTTCGAGCCGCCCGAGGCGTACGCCCAGCGTTTCCTGCTGCGGGCGCTGCGCCGGCACCGTCCCGGCGAGCCGCACGACGGGCCCGAGCCCCCGCTCGGCCTGGCCACGGCGGAGCTGGTCACCGCCGGACGGCGGCTGCGCCGCCGCGATCTGGCGGTGAGCACCCTGCTCACGGTCGCGCTCGCGGCCGGCGTCGGGTTCGCGGTGCTCGTGCTGCGGCCCGATCCCGGTGGCACGCCGCCGCCCGAGGAGGTCGACTGCATGGCCGGGGTCCCCGGGCCGACCCCGCTGCCGTCGCTGACCCGCTCGCCGGTGCCGCCCGCGCCCCCGCAGGCCGGCGGCCGGACCGGGGTCGACCGGTTCGCGGTGCTGTCCGGCGCCCTGCCGCTGCCCCAGGCCGAGCCGGTCACCGCGGACAAGGCGCTGATCGAGCGCTACACCTGCCTGATGGCCGAGCTGGTCCTCACCCGGGTCAACCCGCTCGGCCTGCACCGCAACGATCTGGGCCTGGCCGACGGCGGGGACACCCGCGAGCTCGCCCCGCTACCGGATCCCGCGCTGGCCACCGGCGCGCTGACGGTGAGCCTGCAACTGGTCAACGGCAACGGCTACGGCACGCTGACCATCTCGGTCGCGCCCACGACCTACGTGCCCGACCTCAGCCACTGCGAGCGGCTGACCTGGTGCGGGTTCAGCGCGGAGCTGGACAGCGGCGCGGTGCTGGAGCAGTACGGCGTCCGCGAGCAGCCCGAGGACCGCCGCGCCGGCTTCGCCCTGGGCCCCGACGCCCAACTGTGGACGGTGGCCGTCTTCACCGGCCATTCCCTGGTCATGGTCACCATCACCAACACCCCCGACCCCTTCGCCGCCCAACCCGCCAGCCAACGCAACCCCGCCCTGGGCATGTCGGTAACCCAGTTCACCGCCGACCCCCGCCTCGCCATCTTCGACCCCCCTGCCCCCTCCCCGGGTTGA
- a CDS encoding helix-turn-helix transcriptional regulator: MVKPTRVTNRIRLLRAEHGEMTQAELAERVGVTRQTVIAIEQGRYSPSLEMAFQIAHVFKVPLDDVFQYPGDAA; this comes from the coding sequence ATGGTTAAGCCCACCCGCGTCACCAACCGCATCCGGCTGCTGCGCGCCGAGCACGGCGAGATGACGCAGGCCGAGCTGGCGGAGCGGGTGGGCGTCACCCGCCAGACCGTCATCGCCATCGAGCAGGGCCGCTACTCGCCGTCGCTGGAGATGGCGTTCCAGATCGCCCACGTCTTCAAGGTGCCCCTCGACGACGTGTTCCAGTACCCGGGCGACGCCGCGTAG
- a CDS encoding HEAT repeat domain-containing protein, translating to MTSDMGSAIAGAVMAVITLPLAAWAAETTADPAVGGAGEDPASSANGGPAEPLASVRSGYLDRMRQRYRELDIGVLTPRPERDENPPVSLAEIFVGPSAQADPPLLELPRELVLQLAADETAPARHLPEGIDHADLERARQAFQQRQAAPVLDLLAGDGHRLMVLGDAGAGKSTLARYVALTLAGDDPDGSLRALSGWLPVLVELRKFTQRGGGTFLDFLDHLHHKEGAGLPKQQLEQYLAEDGRALVIFDGLDEVFDPDTREQTAQEIAWFAERFPRTRVIVTSRPLDDQSTVLPGFTRHKLADLDRDQIGAFVTRWYRATFPQDPAKAARLTGSLLTAIDGSAAVRELAGNPLLLTILAIMGRRRKLPRDRVSVYRHAVGVLVEQWDRGKQLRPPQADRALPFLNAQDRLQLLRLVARRMQHAPGGLAGNFISEPELLDEITGYLRSRDSGLTVDRAKYAANAMLRQFHERNFILSQFGDDVYGFVHRSFLEYLVADDICQRFNDEHSITETELVEDLFGARWRDPSWHEVLVLTAGMLHERMAARAVARMLAADPHWAADDRAEPQHVLLAIRCLGELGRTGVAAADACRAAIDQVIRVLTVAHRRVAHDFDDALNRAVERGALPVLAASAGHWPGRERYLAWYTRSGLVDTDDPTTSALATRLAVALLGDDPALYEFLRTKAYHGWSVHHRQAAVWAVATAWSDDADGVALVRDRAGADPDPAVRLTAVQAVAAARPDDPQTAALLRRTATADRHEEVRRSALHAIAHGRRDDPGTLRLLRELAEEAGSGHVRHAAVQAVADYTSGDPATVERLRRWAVEDESEDVRATALRAVATIRPRDTATLRLLRTRAETDGSVDVRRAATTLVAAGWRTDPVTLPWLRAQVDDPNPGIRQTALQAIAAGWPERADTSALLADRAADDPSADVREAAIDALHTVGAGDAELPERLRAVAAHDPSPEVRQAAVRAVADPRREDPRTLPWLRQVADTAADEHVRRTAVRMIADARTPSPDTLAWLREKASGDDSLGVRRAALQTVAAGRRDNATRLWLHDRTVEDPDADVRHAAVQAIVAGWPGDLRTLAWLRELALADRSAHVRRAALRAIAAHWRDDPDTPVFLRERMSGDPRENVRRAAVWSLANGWPDDDATLPALRDSTADRHHHVRTAAVQALAADWHDHPGTLPLLRERAVADPDGYVRHTALQAIAAHRHDDPATLTLLVERAAADERPPVRLELLRTVVLGWTHDDRSLSLTIDRATRDTHPAVRQAATQALADRWPDQPSALAALRERADTDSDEEVRHTAALALAGRPADPAA from the coding sequence ATGACCTCCGACATGGGGTCGGCCATCGCGGGCGCCGTCATGGCCGTCATCACGCTGCCGCTCGCGGCCTGGGCGGCGGAGACGACCGCCGACCCCGCGGTCGGCGGGGCGGGCGAGGACCCGGCGTCGTCCGCAAACGGCGGTCCGGCCGAACCGCTGGCGAGCGTGCGATCCGGTTACCTGGACCGGATGCGGCAGCGCTATCGGGAACTGGACATCGGTGTGCTGACGCCCCGACCTGAGCGTGACGAGAATCCGCCCGTCTCGCTGGCCGAGATCTTCGTCGGCCCGTCCGCGCAGGCCGACCCGCCGCTGCTGGAACTGCCCCGCGAACTGGTGCTCCAGCTCGCCGCGGACGAGACGGCGCCCGCCCGCCACCTGCCGGAGGGCATCGACCACGCCGACCTGGAACGCGCCCGGCAGGCGTTCCAGCAGCGGCAGGCCGCCCCGGTGCTGGACCTGCTGGCCGGCGACGGCCACCGGCTCATGGTGCTGGGCGACGCCGGAGCGGGCAAGTCCACCCTGGCGCGGTACGTCGCGCTCACCCTGGCCGGCGACGACCCGGACGGCTCCCTGCGGGCGCTGTCGGGGTGGCTGCCGGTGCTGGTGGAGCTGCGCAAGTTCACCCAGCGCGGCGGCGGGACCTTTCTCGACTTCCTGGACCACCTGCACCACAAGGAGGGCGCCGGACTGCCCAAGCAGCAGCTGGAGCAGTATCTCGCCGAGGACGGCCGGGCGCTGGTCATCTTCGACGGTCTGGACGAGGTGTTCGACCCCGACACCCGGGAGCAGACCGCGCAGGAGATCGCGTGGTTCGCCGAGCGATTCCCCCGCACCCGCGTCATCGTGACGTCCCGGCCGCTGGACGACCAGAGCACGGTGCTGCCCGGATTCACCAGGCACAAGCTGGCCGACCTCGACCGTGACCAGATCGGGGCGTTCGTCACCCGGTGGTATCGCGCGACCTTTCCCCAGGACCCGGCCAAGGCCGCCCGGCTGACCGGCAGCCTGCTGACGGCGATCGACGGCTCCGCGGCGGTACGGGAGCTGGCGGGCAATCCGCTGCTGCTCACCATTCTCGCGATCATGGGTCGGCGCCGGAAGCTGCCCCGCGACCGTGTCTCCGTCTACCGCCACGCGGTGGGTGTGCTGGTGGAACAGTGGGATCGCGGCAAGCAGCTGCGTCCGCCGCAGGCCGACCGGGCGCTGCCTTTTCTGAACGCGCAGGACCGGTTGCAGCTGCTGCGGCTGGTCGCGCGGCGGATGCAGCACGCGCCCGGGGGCCTGGCCGGCAACTTCATCTCCGAACCGGAGCTGCTCGACGAGATAACCGGTTATCTGCGCAGCCGCGACAGCGGCCTCACCGTCGACCGCGCCAAGTATGCCGCCAATGCGATGCTGCGGCAGTTCCACGAACGCAACTTCATCCTCAGCCAGTTCGGCGACGACGTGTACGGCTTCGTGCACCGGTCGTTCCTGGAGTACCTCGTCGCCGACGACATCTGCCAGCGGTTCAACGACGAGCACAGCATCACCGAGACCGAGCTCGTCGAGGACCTGTTCGGCGCCCGCTGGCGCGACCCGTCCTGGCACGAGGTGCTCGTGCTGACCGCCGGCATGCTCCACGAACGGATGGCGGCGCGGGCGGTGGCGCGCATGCTGGCGGCCGACCCGCACTGGGCCGCCGACGACCGTGCCGAACCGCAGCACGTGCTGCTGGCCATCCGGTGCCTCGGCGAGCTGGGCCGCACCGGCGTGGCCGCGGCCGACGCCTGCCGGGCCGCGATCGACCAGGTCATCAGGGTGCTCACGGTGGCGCACCGGCGGGTCGCCCATGACTTCGACGACGCGCTGAACCGCGCGGTCGAACGCGGTGCGCTGCCGGTCCTCGCGGCGTCGGCCGGGCACTGGCCGGGGCGGGAACGGTACCTGGCCTGGTACACCCGCAGCGGGCTGGTCGACACCGACGACCCGACCACCAGCGCGCTGGCCACCCGGCTGGCCGTGGCGCTGCTCGGCGACGACCCTGCGCTCTACGAATTCCTGCGCACCAAGGCCTACCACGGCTGGAGCGTCCATCACCGACAGGCGGCGGTGTGGGCCGTCGCGACGGCCTGGTCGGATGACGCCGACGGGGTGGCCCTGGTCCGCGACCGGGCCGGCGCCGATCCGGACCCGGCGGTCCGGCTCACCGCCGTGCAGGCCGTCGCCGCCGCCCGGCCCGACGACCCGCAGACCGCGGCCCTGCTGCGCCGGACCGCCACCGCGGACCGCCACGAGGAGGTCCGCCGATCCGCCCTGCACGCGATCGCCCACGGCCGCCGCGACGATCCCGGCACCCTGCGCCTGCTGCGTGAGCTGGCCGAGGAGGCCGGGTCCGGCCACGTTCGGCACGCCGCCGTGCAGGCGGTGGCCGACTACACGTCCGGCGACCCGGCGACGGTCGAACGGCTGCGCCGGTGGGCTGTCGAGGACGAGTCGGAGGACGTGCGCGCGACCGCGCTGCGGGCGGTCGCCACGATCCGTCCGCGGGACACCGCGACGCTGCGGCTGCTGCGCACGCGCGCGGAGACCGACGGCAGCGTCGACGTCCGCCGCGCCGCGACGACGCTCGTCGCCGCGGGCTGGCGCACCGATCCGGTGACGCTGCCCTGGCTGCGCGCCCAGGTCGACGACCCGAACCCGGGCATCCGGCAGACCGCGCTGCAGGCGATCGCCGCCGGTTGGCCCGAGCGGGCCGACACGTCGGCGCTGCTGGCCGACCGCGCCGCCGACGACCCCAGCGCCGACGTGCGGGAGGCCGCGATCGACGCGCTGCACACGGTCGGGGCCGGCGACGCCGAACTGCCCGAGCGGCTGCGCGCCGTCGCCGCCCACGACCCGAGCCCGGAGGTCCGTCAGGCCGCGGTCCGGGCCGTGGCCGACCCGCGCCGCGAGGATCCGCGCACGCTGCCCTGGCTGCGCCAGGTCGCCGACACCGCCGCCGACGAGCACGTCCGCCGGACCGCGGTACGGATGATCGCCGACGCCCGGACGCCCTCGCCCGACACGTTGGCCTGGCTGCGGGAGAAGGCGTCCGGTGACGACTCCCTGGGCGTACGCCGGGCCGCGCTGCAGACCGTCGCCGCGGGCCGGCGCGACAACGCGACCCGGCTGTGGCTGCACGACCGCACCGTGGAGGACCCCGACGCCGACGTGCGGCATGCCGCCGTGCAGGCGATCGTCGCCGGGTGGCCGGGCGATCTCCGTACCCTCGCGTGGTTGCGCGAGCTGGCCCTGGCCGACCGGAGTGCGCACGTGCGCCGGGCGGCCCTGCGCGCGATCGCCGCGCACTGGCGCGACGACCCGGACACGCCGGTGTTCCTGCGCGAGCGGATGAGCGGCGACCCGCGCGAGAACGTGCGCCGGGCCGCGGTCTGGAGCCTCGCCAACGGCTGGCCCGACGACGACGCGACCCTGCCCGCGCTGCGGGACAGCACCGCCGACCGGCACCACCACGTGCGCACGGCCGCGGTGCAGGCGCTGGCCGCGGACTGGCACGACCACCCCGGCACCCTGCCCCTGCTGCGCGAACGCGCCGTCGCCGACCCGGACGGCTACGTCCGGCACACCGCGCTGCAGGCCATCGCCGCGCACCGGCACGACGACCCCGCCACGCTGACCCTGCTGGTCGAGCGTGCCGCAGCCGACGAGCGCCCGCCCGTGCGGCTGGAGTTGCTGCGCACCGTCGTGCTCGGCTGGACGCACGACGACCGGAGCCTGTCGCTGACCATCGACCGCGCGACCCGCGACACCCATCCCGCGGTCCGGCAGGCCGCCACGCAGGCGCTCGCCGACCGCTGGCCCGACCAGCCGAGTGCGCTGGCGGCGCTGCGCGAACGCGCCGACACCGACTCCGACGAGGAGGTGCGCCACACCGCGGCGCTCGCGCTGGCGGGCCGCCCCGCCGACCCCGCGGCCTGA
- a CDS encoding threonine aldolase family protein, protein MAAEDPAERRWRTMRGCDRILSGHRTPSLRERLADLAAVDFDGLDGRPDFYGGGPVAALERRVAGLLGKPDAVFFPTGTMAQQVALRCWAERTGNRAVALHPLGHLEVHERKAYQTLTGLRGVWLTAEPRQPTAQEVRDLDEPFGTLLVELPLRDAGFLLPTWDELNALVAAARSRGAKVHFDGARLWESVFHLGRDLPTVAGLADSVYVSLYKTLGGLSGALLAGAEDFTAQARAWRHRYGGQLFQQWPAVVAALGGLDRELPRLPEYVAHAKTVAAALAALPGARVFPHEPHTHQFQLWLPGPAAALNQAVLTLAEQQKTWFANSFTDRSPGMAMAEITVAAPALEWTAADVTAAGLALLELAAAAAG, encoded by the coding sequence ATGGCTGCTGAGGATCCCGCGGAACGCCGCTGGCGGACGATGCGCGGCTGCGACCGGATCCTGTCCGGGCACCGCACGCCGTCCCTGCGCGAACGGCTCGCCGACCTCGCCGCCGTCGACTTCGACGGTCTCGACGGCCGGCCCGACTTCTACGGCGGTGGGCCGGTCGCGGCGCTGGAGCGGCGCGTCGCCGGGCTGCTCGGCAAACCGGACGCGGTGTTCTTCCCGACCGGCACCATGGCCCAGCAGGTGGCGCTGCGCTGCTGGGCCGAGCGCACCGGCAACCGGGCCGTGGCCCTGCACCCGCTCGGGCACCTGGAGGTGCACGAGCGCAAGGCGTACCAGACGCTGACCGGGTTGCGCGGGGTGTGGCTGACGGCGGAGCCGCGCCAGCCGACCGCGCAGGAGGTGCGCGACCTCGACGAGCCGTTCGGCACCCTGCTGGTCGAGCTGCCGCTGCGCGACGCGGGCTTCCTGCTGCCCACCTGGGACGAGCTGAACGCCCTCGTGGCGGCCGCGCGGTCGCGCGGCGCGAAGGTGCACTTCGACGGGGCCCGGCTGTGGGAGTCGGTGTTCCACCTGGGCCGGGACCTGCCGACGGTGGCCGGGCTGGCCGACAGCGTCTACGTCTCGCTGTACAAGACCCTCGGCGGGCTGTCCGGTGCGCTGCTGGCCGGGGCCGAGGACTTCACCGCGCAGGCGCGCGCCTGGCGGCACCGCTACGGCGGGCAGCTGTTCCAGCAGTGGCCGGCGGTGGTGGCCGCGCTCGGCGGCCTCGACCGTGAGCTGCCCCGCCTGCCCGAGTACGTCGCCCACGCGAAGACCGTGGCCGCGGCGCTGGCCGCGCTGCCCGGCGCGCGGGTGTTCCCGCACGAGCCGCACACCCACCAGTTCCAGCTGTGGCTGCCCGGCCCGGCCGCGGCGCTCAACCAGGCCGTGCTGACCCTGGCCGAGCAGCAGAAGACGTGGTTCGCCAACTCGTTCACCGACCGGTCCCCGGGCATGGCGATGGCCGAGATCACGGTGGCCGCCCCGGCGCTGGAGTGGACCGCCGCCGACGTCACCGCGGCCGGTCTCGCCCTGCTGGAACTGGCCGCCGCGGCAGCGGGCTGA
- a CDS encoding ROK family protein — protein sequence MPHRAAEPLALAVDIGGTKMAAGLVDADGTVLAADRIPTPRPLPGPDAGEQVWAGLSAMLDGLLDHTAGRPIIGVGTSTAGPFDLAGATVSPVNIAAWRGFPLVDRLAAQVPGVPVRLAGDGVCAAIGEHWRGAGRGHDDLLVLVVSTGVGGGLVHGGRPFTGASGNAGHVGHMVVDLDGDDCPCGGRGCVEAIASGPSMVRYARREGWLPTGDGTARDLADAARVGDPVALRAFTRAADALAAGIVSAAAMCDLNQVVIGGGVANAADLLFPPLKEGLARFGRLGFLQDIGVRAAHLGGDAGLIGAAALIHSPDPYWPRRT from the coding sequence ATGCCGCACCGCGCTGCCGAACCGCTCGCTCTCGCCGTCGACATCGGCGGCACCAAGATGGCCGCCGGGCTCGTCGACGCCGACGGGACCGTGCTGGCCGCCGACCGCATCCCCACCCCGCGGCCGCTGCCGGGCCCGGACGCGGGCGAGCAGGTGTGGGCGGGCCTGTCGGCGATGCTCGACGGCCTGCTCGACCACACCGCCGGACGGCCGATCATCGGGGTCGGCACCAGCACCGCCGGCCCGTTCGACCTGGCCGGCGCGACGGTCAGCCCGGTCAACATCGCCGCCTGGCGTGGCTTCCCGCTGGTGGACCGGCTTGCCGCGCAGGTGCCCGGGGTGCCGGTGCGGCTGGCCGGCGACGGGGTGTGCGCGGCGATCGGCGAGCACTGGCGCGGCGCCGGGCGCGGCCACGACGACCTGCTGGTGCTCGTCGTGTCGACCGGGGTCGGCGGCGGCCTGGTGCACGGCGGGCGGCCCTTCACCGGGGCGTCCGGCAATGCCGGGCACGTCGGCCACATGGTCGTCGACCTCGACGGCGACGACTGCCCGTGCGGCGGGCGCGGCTGCGTGGAGGCGATCGCCAGCGGTCCGAGCATGGTCCGGTACGCCCGCCGCGAGGGCTGGCTGCCGACCGGCGACGGCACCGCCCGCGACCTGGCCGACGCGGCGCGCGTCGGCGATCCGGTGGCCCTGCGCGCGTTCACCCGTGCCGCGGACGCGCTGGCCGCGGGCATCGTCTCGGCCGCCGCGATGTGCGACCTGAACCAGGTGGTGATCGGCGGCGGCGTCGCCAACGCCGCCGACCTGCTGTTCCCGCCGCTGAAGGAGGGCCTGGCCCGGTTCGGCCGCCTCGGCTTCCTGCAGGACATCGGCGTACGCGCCGCCCACCTCGGCGGCGACGCCGGCCTCATCGGCGCAGCGGCCCTCATCCACTCCCCCGACCCGTACTGGCCGCGCCGCACCTAG